One Anaerolineae bacterium genomic region harbors:
- a CDS encoding Transcriptional regulator, MarR family: MTSSEINSARQKLVDVFWETVPPLWREVHAHLHAIASEEFDVTVEQFHILRHIRQGGTSVSELAKKKRISRPAVSQIVDTLVRRGLVQRTVNAHDRRQILLELTEAGNALLDAICLKTRGWMLELFAPLDSDELETILQAFERLKKLL, from the coding sequence ATGACCTCAAGTGAAATCAACTCCGCCCGGCAAAAACTGGTGGATGTCTTTTGGGAAACGGTGCCACCCTTATGGCGCGAGGTTCATGCTCACCTGCACGCCATTGCTTCCGAAGAGTTCGATGTGACTGTCGAACAGTTTCACATCCTGCGCCATATCCGCCAGGGAGGCACTTCGGTGAGTGAACTGGCAAAAAAGAAGCGCATCAGCCGTCCGGCAGTCAGCCAGATTGTGGATACACTGGTCAGGCGAGGGTTGGTTCAGCGAACGGTCAATGCTCACGATCGACGCCAGATTCTGCTGGAATTGACCGAGGCCGGGAATGCCCTTTTAGATGCCATTTGCCTGAAAACGCGCGGCTGGATGCTGGAGCTTTTTGCGCCGCTTGATTCCGATGAGTTAGAAACCATACTCCAGGCTTTTGAAAGGTTGAAGAAGCTACTCTGA
- a CDS encoding Transcriptional regulator, ArsR family, whose amino-acid sequence MNDINFDSYEEETRYYKVLMHPLRLAILDLLRDGEQCVCHMEAVFGLRQAYISQQLMVLRSAGVVEVRRDGLNIYYRVTQPEIYRVIDAMRQLTQTAPATPFQPIVPCNCPNCEVTSPQPQS is encoded by the coding sequence ATGAATGACATTAATTTCGACTCTTATGAAGAGGAAACCCGCTACTATAAGGTGTTGATGCACCCGTTGCGCCTGGCAATTCTGGACCTGTTGCGGGATGGGGAACAATGTGTCTGCCACATGGAAGCGGTGTTTGGCTTGCGTCAGGCTTATATCTCGCAGCAGTTGATGGTCCTGCGCTCGGCCGGTGTGGTCGAAGTGCGTCGGGATGGATTGAACATTTATTATCGCGTCACGCAACCAGAAATCTATCGCGTGATCGACGCCATGCGCCAGTTGACCCAGACTGCACCTGCAACGCCTTTCCAGCCAATTGTTCCCTGCAACTGTCCGAATTGTGAAGTGACTTCCCCTCAACCGCAAAGTTAA
- a CDS encoding putative metal-dependent membrane protease, protein MASGKTFLSDRVWPIVRVLILQIILMMGLVGNIVGWLVLALLVDTLHWLDIDFHGKTLNTISPDGKIIGLIILFSVNLLLVLLAWRWLERKRLKDMWWIFSRRQWRFLAGGLVAGLVEVLLVFGGMIIIGAVEPGWGLASVPPRTVLMAVGWLFASSILGPVVEEALNRGYWFQNVKRGWGVVPAIIVTSLLFGGMHLLNPNAEPLGVINIMLSATTYALSLVWLRSLWVPIGWHAGWNFAQFFIAGLPNSGISVSSMELDGTTLFVSKTLGAHWLSGGEFGMEASLIRTVVLIAAIIGLLWLTKNRPLQEYNAD, encoded by the coding sequence ATGGCATCAGGAAAAACATTTTTATCCGACCGGGTATGGCCGATTGTGCGAGTCCTGATTCTGCAGATCATCCTGATGATGGGCCTTGTGGGCAATATTGTCGGTTGGCTCGTCCTGGCGCTCCTGGTAGACACCCTCCATTGGCTGGATATTGACTTTCATGGAAAAACGCTCAACACCATCTCTCCAGATGGAAAAATTATCGGCTTGATCATCTTGTTTAGTGTTAATCTCTTGCTCGTGTTGCTGGCGTGGCGCTGGCTTGAACGCAAACGGCTCAAGGATATGTGGTGGATTTTCTCGCGAAGGCAGTGGAGGTTCCTGGCGGGAGGTCTTGTTGCTGGTCTGGTAGAAGTATTACTGGTCTTTGGCGGCATGATCATCATTGGCGCGGTCGAGCCTGGCTGGGGGTTGGCAAGTGTACCACCCAGAACGGTTCTGATGGCTGTGGGATGGTTGTTTGCCTCCTCCATTCTTGGCCCCGTTGTTGAGGAAGCTCTGAACCGCGGCTACTGGTTTCAAAATGTCAAACGTGGTTGGGGTGTGGTGCCTGCAATTATTGTCACTTCGCTTTTGTTTGGTGGGATGCATCTACTCAACCCAAATGCTGAACCTTTGGGAGTGATCAACATAATGCTCTCGGCTACGACGTATGCATTGAGTCTCGTGTGGCTACGCTCGCTTTGGGTACCGATTGGCTGGCATGCCGGTTGGAATTTCGCGCAATTTTTCATTGCCGGCTTGCCGAACTCTGGCATTTCGGTAAGCAGTATGGAGTTGGATGGCACAACCCTGTTTGTATCAAAGACCCTGGGTGCTCATTGGCTAAGCGGTGGTGAATTCGGCATGGAAGCAAGTTTGATAAGAACGGTAGTGCTCATCGCGGCAATCATCGGACTGTTATGGTTGACAAAGAACAGGCCACTTCAGGAATATAACGCTGACTAA